In a single window of the Diospyros lotus cultivar Yz01 chromosome 10, ASM1463336v1, whole genome shotgun sequence genome:
- the LOC127811123 gene encoding uncharacterized protein LOC127811123, translating to MWARITLAVSLSLSPPSFPKSPNITLTHPSPPSLSLSLFCELLPPSTHPPPPLPPPPARSGSAFVAAKFAFATAKSASGYRRYVRQRRCLRLWPPQLSPPPPLAAAAFAASSSIGFRLRLHRCQIRLKVGRYLNMDMASCQNIWMAFQTPHSIVEG from the exons atgtggGCGAGAATTACTCTCGccgtctctctctccctctctccccccTCCTTCCCCAAATCCCCAAATATAACCCTAACTCACccctcccccccctctctctctctctctctcttctgtgaACTGCTCCCGCCGTCGACCCATCCACCACCGCCGCTGCCGCCGCCTCCAGCTCGATCAGGCTCCGCCTTCGTCGCTGCCAAATTCGCCTTCGCCACTGCCAAATCCGCCTCTGGTTATCGCCGCTACGTCCGTCAACGCCGCTGCCTCCGCCTCTGGCCGCCGCAGCTTTCGCCGCCTCCGCCTCTGGCCGCCGCAGCTTTCGCCGCCTCCAGCTCGATCGGGTTTCGCCTCCGCCTTCATCGCTGCCAGATCCGCctcaaag TTGGCAGATACTTAAATATGGATATGGCTTCATGTCAGAATATCTGGATGGCATTCCAAACACCTCATTCTATTGTTGAAG